A genomic window from Fusarium falciforme chromosome 2, complete sequence includes:
- a CDS encoding NADH-ubiquinone oxidoreductase, protein MSTRRPQFNQQVLIDTTPLPDDIPAVKEVGASSAPLLSASFFIGARCRDYNDDYMQCKNENPGRGEIECLKEGRRVTRCASSVIQDINTHCLAEFRKHWECLDDRNHQLWQCRPAEWKLNKCVFDNLKLEKKVPDQPTNVTPVHLRPKQIFADVRIGPGDGKPFIPGQEEAKQ, encoded by the exons ATGTCTACCCGCAGGCCCCA ATTCAACCAGCAGGTGCTCATTGACACCACCCCATTGCCCGATGATATCCCCGCCGTGAAGGAGGTCGGTGCTAGCTCTGCGCCTCTTCTGTCtgcctccttcttcatcggTGCCCGGTGCCGCGACTACAACGATGACTACATGCAATGCAAGAACGAGAACCCCGGCCGAGGAGAGATCGAGTGCTTGAAGGAGGGCCGACGGGTCACTCGATGCGCCTCCAGCGT CATTCAGGACATCAACACCCACTGCCTCGCCGAGTTCCGTAAACACTGGGAGTGCCTGGACGACCGGAATCATCAGCTGTGGCAGTGCCGCCCTGCTGAGTGGAAGCTCAACAAGTGTGTCTTTGACAACCTG AAactcgagaagaaggttCCCGACCAGCCCACCAACGTCACCCCCGTTCACCTTCGACCAAAGCAGATCTTTGCCGACGTGCGCATCGGCCCTGGCGACGGCAAGCCCTTTATCCCGGGGCAGGAGGAGGCGAAGCAATAA
- a CDS encoding FAD-binding-3 domain-containing protein has product MTQLRVLISGGGIAGPAAAFWLSQLGHSCTVLERFPSLRTGGQQIDIRGQGIEAAKRMGILDQIRKHAVDEGGLQYVDMHGNQKALLERNDSGKGRQSFTSEYEIMRGDLCKIIYDAAEGRPQYRFGTSVESFENVGDKVNVKLTGGTTETYDLLIAADGQGSRLRWKMFQDEPESTYTRYLGLNGCFYGLPRKPGDPNLATVYSAPGRRVMSTRWHSKDRGQAYLLTMSHDKEFKEIMKKDVASQKKLFSEIFQDAGWQAPRLIEAMNEADDFYAQPAVQIKTKTWCKGRAVLLGDAGYAPSPLTGVGTTLALIGACVLSGEIARNSSNIPKALESYETTLRPYVEQSQKLPPFVPGIAYPNSALGIKISYSLLALVTKLKIDKALLSILPENRGSWRIPEYRKLEGFEAREP; this is encoded by the coding sequence ATGACCCAGTTACGAGTTCTCATATCCGGAGGTGGAATAGCTGGTCCAGCTGCGGCTTTTTGGCTCTCACAGCTCGGTCACTCATGTACCGTCCTCGAGCGGTTCCCCTCGCTGCGTACGGGTGGCCAGCAGATCGACATCCGGGGGCAGGGCATCGAAGCCGCAAAGCGCATGGGGATACTTGACCAAATCCGAAAACATGCTGTTGACGAAGGTGGATTACAGTATGTGGACATGCATGGGAACCAGAAAGCCTTGCTGGAGCGAAACGACTCTGGTAAAGGCAGACAGTCTTTCACCAGCGAGTATGAGATTATGAGAGGCGACCTTTGCAAGATCATATACGATGCGGCAGAGGGAAGACCACAATACCGGTTTGGAACGTCAGTCGAGAGTTTTGAGAATGTCGGCGACAAGGTCAATGTGAAACTCACTGGGGGAACCACCGAGACCTACGACTTGCTCATTGCAGCCGACGGCCAAGGATCAAGATTACGATGGAAAATGTTCCAAGACGAGCCCGAGTCAACATATACACGCTATCTCGGTTTGAATGGGTGCTTCTACGGTCTCCCACGGAAACCAGGCGATCCGAATTTGGCAACGGTCTACAGCGCACCAGGCCGAAGAGTCATGTCGACACGCTGGCATAGCAAAGACAGGGGTCAGGCGTATCTGTTGACCATGTCCCACGACAAGGAGTTTAAAGAGATCATGAAAAAAGACGTTGCCTCTCAGAAGAAGCTCTTCAGCGAGATATTCCAGGATGCTGGGTGGCAGGCTCCCCGGCTCATCGAAGCCATGAACGAAGCCGACGACTTCTACGCCCAGCCTGCCGTGCAAATCAAGACGAAAACTTGGTGCAAGGGTCGAGCTGTTCTGCTTGGAGATGCTGGATATGCACCATCACCATTGACGGGTGTTGGTACGACACTCGCCTTGATAGGGGCCTGCGTCCTCAGCGGAGAGATTGCAaggaacagcagcaacatACCCAAGGCGCTGGAGTCATACGAGACTACTTTACGACCATATGTAGAGCAGTCTCAGAAGCTACCACCTTTTGTGCCGGGGATAGCGTATCCCAACTCTGCTCTTGGTATCAAGATTTCATACTCGTTGCTGGCTTTGGTGACCAAGTTGAAGATTGACAAAGCTCTTCTCTCGATCTTACCAGAGAATAGGGGGTCTTGGAGGATTCCGGAGTATCGAAAACTCGAGGGTTTTGAGGCACGGGAGCCGTAA
- a CDS encoding Nicotinate-nucleotide pyrophosphorylase, with translation MAQPQGNLANLLPPSWKTSVTAWLAEDTPSFDYAGFVVGDEPRVATLWGKSAGVIAGRPFFDEVFTQCGCTVEWHADEATAVDLSNGKHRVATVKGPVRGILLGERVALNTLARCSGIATRSQRLVTIARKAGYKGVIAGTRKTTPGFRLVEKYGMLVGGADAHRMDLSAMVMLKDNHVWSRGSITDAVKAAKSVAGFSMKVEVEVQSEAEADEAIEAGADVVMLDNFTGDGVKIAAQSLKQRWQGKRHFLLEVSGGLQEDNFEAYLCNDVDILSTSSIHQGVPHIDFSLKIEH, from the exons ATGGCCCAGCCTCAAGGAAACCTCGCAAacctcctccctccctcgtGGAAGACTTCCGTCACTGCCTGGCTCGCCGAGGATACCCCCTCATTCGACTATGCGGGCTTCGTTGTCGGGGACGAGCCCCGCGTCGCGACACTCTGGGGTAAATCCGCCGGCGTCATTGCCGGCCGGCCCTTCTTCGATGAGGTCTTTACTCAGTGCGGCTGCACTGTCGAGTGGCACGCCGACGAGGCCACAGCCGTCGACCTGAGCAACGGCAAGCACCGTGTCGCCACTGTCAAGGGACCCGTCCGCGGTATTCTCCTCGGCGAGCGCGTTGCTCTGAACACACTTGCGAGATGCTCCGGTATCGCTACGAGGAGTCAGAGGCTGGTGACGATCGCCCGCAAGGCCGGATACAAGGGTGTCATCGCAGGCACGAGAAAGACAACTCCCGGGTTCCGCCTCGTTGAGAAATATGGTATGCTGGTTGGAGGCGCCGATGCTCATCGCATGGACCTCAGCGCCATGGTCATGCTCAAGGACAACCACGTTTGGAGCCGGGGCAGCATCACCGACGCcgtcaaggccgccaagTCTGTCGCGGGCTTCAGCATGaaggtcgaggttgaggtgCAGAGTGAGGCCGAAGCCGATGAGGCCATTGAGGCAGGTGCCGACGTCGTCATGCTCGACAACTTCACcggcgatggcgtcaagATCGCTGCGCAGAGCCTGAAGCAGCGTTGGCAAGGGAAGAGGCACTTCTTGCTCGAGGTGTCAGGAGGCCTGCAAGAGGACAACTTTGAGGCCTACTTGTGCAATG ACGTGGATATCCTGTCGACAAGTTCCATTCACCAGGGTGTACCACATATCGATTTCTCACTAAAGATCGAGCACTAA
- a CDS encoding Peptidase-S8 domain-containing protein has protein sequence MASSDTVVNFAVDVTERLATVARGVGVSDRDDKLFCPALAAALWLVNQHLKDQKRSDLGTRLLKLLSNLERICKPPTGPSPSRGANRDLANQYPGLSLLRQNNRKNAVDGIRKLASRRSPEGRKKQQDLLRILEAFIKPLTAADETPNPKTKAEGWVGDDFTGSMRTLYKVLSSYIFCNAGSEQTQIAGRLRLALESGAEGDSPAFDLMFLAHPHHELQEEAFRWRETRIAVDRRKAKFAVAGGEDVKLHIDGPTHIADFCERISTREQYQLSLKVSGKQLHFVEWCEGARSWVPNTPSVSLSTILRNHKLSQKMKYLLSYLLAKSVWQFYSTDWMGKEWTNESIHFMFERRQGAKNAGIYLNEPFISARFDPDSSSNDAEFRPHKFPKIKALGIVLLEIELGTVIEDHYEEECYAPDGELNADADLYAALKLFDDPDRLEDTFPLLKTVIGDCLRPTKFMQHRQSVEELRKVLQEDVVDHLHTLIKLYGQPEKIDLKPTVQMQTSQIRQITQPPRSAPLLQQPQVPRNVPSQQQAVNAKSVVFNGAVASSITQASSKAWFEELDQLNEVLSSLPNEIDPTYKPVRVAVIDTGINGSDIYAKHIRGYRDFVTNKDDIKQDNTGHGTNSVKLVYKVCADAEVYVARVFEYDEADDDTQDLMLKAIEHAKNVWNVDIISIASGFERDHALMRRAIKRAASDGTLVFAAASNYGNIRQVTFPARMQDVICVYCTDGRAKVSQSINPAAQTTKSKNFAILGEGVSVPPSIREQVTGTSVATSIAAGLAGRLLDFSRQKDCRQRIRCVGNLASVEGISAVFSHMAKGAEDYKYNCVVPGRLLQHLDEGEGRAMKRARICERLSTALENIDLDV, from the exons ATGGCCTCTTCCGACACGGTCGTCAACTTCGCGGTGGATGTCACTGAACGCCTGGCCACCGTAGCGCGAGGCGTTGGCGTAAGCGACCGGGACGACAAACTCTTCTGCCCGGCGTTAGCCGCCGCGCTGTGGCTGGTCAATCAGCACCTGAAGGACCAGAAACGATCAGACCTTGGAACACGTTTGTTGAAGTTGCTCAGTAACCTTGAAAGGATATGCAAG CCACCAACAGGCCCAAGCCCATCCAGAGGAGCAAACCGCGATCTCGCCAATCAGTATCCTGGGCTGAGTCTGCTTCGCCAAAACAACCGAAAAAATGCTGTTGACGGCATCCGCAAGCTAGCCTCACGCCGGAGTCCTGAAGGGAGAAAGAAGCAGCAGGATCTACTAAGAATCCTCGAGGCGTTCATCAAACCCCTCACTGCTGCAGATGAGACGCCAAATCCCAAGACAAAGGCCGAGGGTTGGGTAGGAGATGACTTCACTGGCTCAATGCGGACCCTGTACAAGGTTCTATCTTCGTACATCTTTTGCAATGCTGGGAGTGAGCAGACCCAGATCGCAGGAAGGCTTCGACTAGCCCTTGAGAGCGGAGCAGAGGGCGATTCTCCAGCGTTCGACCTGATGTTCCTTGCACATCCGCATCACGAGCTGCAAGAGGAAGCTTTCCGATGGCGTGAAACACGTATCGCCGTAGATCGCAG GAAGGCCAAATTTGCTGTCGCGGGCGGCGAGGACGTGAAACTCCATATCGACGGCCCAACGCACATTGCCGACTTTTGTGAGAGAATCAGCACAAGGGAACAATACCAATTGTCTCTCAAGGTATCAGGCAAACAACTGCACTTTGTTGAATGGTGCGAAGGAGCAAGATCATGGGTGCCCAACACACCCTCCGTGTCCTTGTCTACCATCTTGAGGAACCACAAGCTGTCCCAAAAGATGAAGTATCTGCTCTCCTATCTTCTAGCCAAGTCAGTGTGGCAGTTCTACTCCACCGATTGGATGGGTAAGGAGTGGACAAACGAGAGCATACACTTCATGTTTGAGCGTCGCCAGGGAGCCAAAAACGCCGGCATTTACCTGAATGAACCCTTCATCTCGGCTCGCTTTGACCCAGATAGCAGCAGCAACGACGCCGAGTTCCGGCCTCACAAGTTCCCCAAGATAAAGGCCCTCGGTATCGTCTTGCTGGAGATCGAGCTGGGAACAGTCATCGAAGATCACTATGAAGAGGAGTGCTACGCCCCTGATGGAGAGCTCAATGCCGATGCGGACTTGTACGCCGCCCTCAAGCTCTTCGATGACCCCGACAGGTTGGAAGATACCTTCCCGCTGCTGAAGACTGTAATTGGGGACTGTCTGCGACCTACCAAGTTCATGCAACACCGCCAAAGTGTTGAGGAGCTTCGCAAGGTCTTGCAAGAGGATGTGGTAGATCATCTACACACTCTTATAAAGCTCTACGGCCAGCCAGAGAAGATTGACCTCAAACCGACCGTACAGATGCAGACATCGCAGATACGACAAATAACACAACCACCCCGCAGCGCGCCTCTACTGCAACAACCACAAGTACCAAG AAACGTCCCCAGCCAACAACAAGCCGTGAACGCAAAATCTGTCGTCTTCAACGGGGCTGTGGCCAGCTC CATCACGCAGGCCTCGTCCAAGGCTTGGTTCGAGGAGTTGGATCAGCTCAACGAGGTCCTCTCTTCACTACCAAATGAGATTGACCCAACATACAAACCAGTTCGTGTTGCTGTCATTGACACGGGCATCAATGGGAGCGACATATATGCTAAGCATATACGAGGCTACCGAGATTTCGTGACAAACAAAGATGACATAAAACAAGACAATACAGGACATGGGACCAACTCAGTTAAGCTGGTATACAAAGTCTGTGCTGATGCTGAAGTGTATGTCGCCCGAGTATTTGAGTACGATGAGGCGGACGATGACACGCAGGACCTAATGTTGAAG GCAATCGAACATGCAAAGAATGTCTGGAATGTGgacatcatcagcatcgcGTCCGGCTTCGAGCGAGATCACgccttgatgaggagagcgATTAAGAGAGCCGCCAGTGATGGAACTCTGGTGTTCGCCGCGGCTTCAAACTACGGAAATATTAGACAGGTTACCTTTCCTGCACGCATGCAGGACGTGATATGCGTCTACTGCACAGATGGTCGAGCAAAGGTCTCGCAGTCAATCAACCCAGCTGCTCAAAccaccaagtccaagaacttTGCCATCCTCGGCGAAGGTGTTTCAGTACCACCGTCAATAAGAGAGCAGGTCACGGGCACGTCAGTGGCAACGAGCATCGCAGCTGGCCTGGCCGGACGGTTACTCGATTTTTCACGGCAGAAGGATTGTCGACAACGAATACGATGCGTGGGGAACTTGGCGAGTGTAGAGGGCATCTCGGCGGTATTCAGTCACATGGCAAAGGGGGCCGAGgattataagtataactgTGTGGTACCAGGAAGGCTCTTGCAGCACTTGGATGAGGGTGAAGGGAGGGCGATGAAGAGGGCAAGGATATGCGAGAGGCTTTCAACAGCGTTGGAAAATATTGACCTAGAtgtataa
- a CDS encoding SCP domain-containing protein → MEALSARALDFLPDFPFGIAKQTKSSLLRLSLLCHSFIVGPHLCCPTTPTLDTPRLLDGILSFSSAVDRSQTGSESPPIVRLSQRDTPTTTTNLKASHKFHLIFVLAILASASPIRAPLEKRLVKRVLTTEWVYEYVTVTVTEGDAPETEKPAPTAVVFLEEPAQPAPEPTTEVKKPVSRRPKQKPTTKEAPAPKPTYVEPEPEPVKEEPSVVVVTTKQEPTTKEEAKPVATEESGSSSGSYDLSLEGDYKSVMLNYHNIHRSNHSAPDLVWDETLAGYAENTANGCVFEHDMTQGNGGYGQNLASWGSTSDIDAMQKKSAAGGITNQWYNSEMGNWAFYGQENPPDGMNIQLYGHFTQVVWKDSTKVGCATVKCPAGSVLQYPSWYTVCNYNPQGNFGGRYGDNVLQPKGEKRVTV, encoded by the exons ATGGAAGCGCTCAGCGCCAGGG CCCTCGACTTCCTCCCCGATTTCCCCTTCGGCATCGCAAAGCAGACCAAGTCGTCGCTCCTTCGGCTCTCCCTTCTCTGTCATTCCTTTATCGTTGGACCTCACCTTTGTTGTCCAACCACACCAACTCTTGATACTCCGAGGCTCCTAGACGGAATCCTCAGCTTCAGCAGTGCTGTCGACCGCTCCCAGACTGGTTCTGAATCACCACCGATAGTCCGACTATCCCAACGCGACACTCCAACCACTACCACCAACCTCAAAGCATCCCACAAAT TTCACCTCATTTTCGTCCT CGCCATCCTGGCCTCGGCCAGCCCCATTCGCGCTCCTCTCGAGAAGCGTCTCGTGAAGCGTGTCCTCACTACCGAGTGGGTCTATGAGTATGTCACCGTCACCGTCACCGAGGGCGATGCCCCCGAGACCGAGAAGCCTGCGCCCACCGCCGTTGTCTTCCTTGAGGAGCCCGCGCAGCCTGCTCCTGAGCCCACCACCGAGGTTAAGAAGCCCGTGAGCCGCCGACCCAAGCAGAAGCCTACTACCAAGGAGGCTCCTGCCCCCAAGCCTACCTATGtcgagcccgagcccgagcccgtGAAGGAGGAGCCCTCGGTTGTCGTTGTCACCACCAAGCAGGAGCCAaccaccaaggaggaggctaaGCCCGTCGCCACTGAGGAGTCTGGCAGCTCCAGCGGCTCCTACGACCTGTCCCTTGAGGGCGACTACAAGTCCGTCATGCTCAACTACCACAACATCCACCGCTCCAACCACTCTGCTCCCGATCTGGTCTGGGACGAGACCCTCGCCGGCTACGCTGAGAACACCGCCAACGGCTGCGTTTTCGAGCACGACAT GACGCAGGGCAACGGTGGCTACGGCCAGAACCTCGCCTCTTGGGGTTCTACTAGTGATATCGATGCCATGCAGAAGAAGTCCGCCGCCGGTGGTATCACCAACCAGTGGTACAACAGTGAGATGGGCAACTGGGCCTTCTACGGTCAGGAGAACCCCCCTGATGGCATGAACATCCAGCTCTACGGCCACTTCACCCAGGTTGTCTGGAAGGACTCCACCAAGGTCGGCTGTGCCACTGTCAAGTGCCCTGCTGGCTCTGTCCTCCAGTACCCCTCTTGGTACACCGTCTGCAACTACAACCCTCAGG GTAACTTTGGCGGCCGCTACGGCGACAACGTCCTCCAGCCCAAGGGTGAGAAGCGCGTCACCGTCTAA